From a region of the Vaginimicrobium propionicum genome:
- the cmk gene encoding (d)CMP kinase: MNDPLVIAIDGPSGSGKSSTARGVAERLGIAYLDTGSMYRAFTLYCLDNDIDPTDSTQVAAGLADFQLKIDPSPTHFAVHIGGIDVTDQLHSTRISGQVHRFARVQSIRDFLITIMRRIINEESRIVVEGRDITTVVAPEAQVRVLLVADAQARIRRRSLQLNGAADLETVTQQVIGRDASDLQVNDFERPAPGVHLIDNSQLTLSQAIDAVIALL, encoded by the coding sequence ATGAATGATCCATTGGTTATTGCTATCGACGGGCCTTCGGGCTCTGGCAAATCCTCTACGGCTAGGGGAGTGGCTGAACGGCTGGGAATTGCTTATCTGGATACTGGTTCGATGTATCGGGCTTTTACTCTTTATTGTCTCGACAACGATATCGACCCAACTGATTCCACCCAGGTGGCTGCAGGTTTAGCTGATTTCCAATTAAAGATTGACCCTAGCCCCACCCATTTTGCCGTGCATATTGGTGGGATAGACGTTACTGATCAGCTGCACAGTACAAGAATTTCTGGCCAGGTTCACCGCTTTGCTCGCGTTCAATCGATTCGTGACTTTTTGATTACGATAATGCGTCGAATTATCAACGAAGAATCTCGCATTGTTGTTGAAGGACGTGATATCACTACTGTGGTTGCACCTGAGGCTCAAGTGCGAGTGCTTTTGGTCGCTGATGCGCAAGCAAGGATTCGGCGCCGCTCACTTCAACTTAATGGTGCCGCTGATTTGGAGACCGTAACGCAACAAGTCATTGGCCGCGACGCCTCAGATTTGCAGGTTAACGATTTCGAGCGTCCCGCCCCGGGCGTTCACCTAATTGATAATTCTCAACTGACTCTCAGCCAAGCTATCGATGCTGTGATAGCACTGCTGTGA
- the metH gene encoding methionine synthase, with protein MPIARANLRSVLFTRVLIADGAMGTMLQGYNLANDFEGRDGCNEILNRTRPDVVEDIHRAYLAAGADLIETNTFGANLTALAEYSATSEIEDLAYRGAAIARRVADEFSTLNQPRFVLGSVGPGTKLPTLGQVGFVDLRDAYQKQITAMISGGIDAIQIETVQDLLQAKAAIIAAKRASKECQVDLPIFVSVTVETTGTMLLGSEIGAAISVLSSLGVEMIGLNCATGPAEMREHLRNLSRSCATGISAMPNAGLPVLTASGAHYPLTPNDLANALENYVDDFGLAMVGGCCGTSPEHIQVLRERLGDHKPVAKREILTRNTVASLYCDTDLAQETSYLAIGERTNANGSKAFREAMLTGDFDTCLDIARSQSSQGAHVLDLCVDYVGRDGSVDITALASRFASKVTLPLMIDSTQPSTIEAGLNQLPGRSIVNSVNFEDGCQPGSRFDRIMNLVSEHGCAVVALTIDEQGQARTSQDKVRVGERLISEITKRGVDEGDILVDCLTFPIATGTDETRRDGIATIEAIAELKKAHPKVKTTLGISNISFGLNPAARVVLNSVFLDECLKAGLDSAIVSVAKIMPIERINPKQYQLALDLIYDRRSTDYDPLTEMLAAFENVSKTDLVEESAVKFADLPVGERLSRRIVDANERGLTDDLDEALSQESALDIINNHLLAGMKTVGELFGLARMQLPFVLASAQTMKTAVSYLQPYLDASQAGAGKGTLVLATVKGDVHDIGKNLVDIIVSNNGYTVINLGIKQPISSIIEAAEKYDADAIGMSGLLVKSTMVMRDNLEELNARKISEKYPVILGGAALTRTFVDDDLAALYQGTVRYAKDAFEGLHLLDSIMALKQGDASAQLLPTKGKRVGARTRTRPVPKPQRSNVERCIDVPHPPFWGSRVAKGLRLGEIVDWLDERATLMGRWGLRGVKGGLSYEELAETEGRPRLRALLDLITAEGLANFAVVYGYFPCFSHNNSLTICAPDDQSKELFTWTFPRQLRDRQLSIPDFFRDREEAQDLGPDVIAMQLVTMGSKISAKTAELYGNDAYRDYLELHGLGVQLTEALAEFWHHRIRIELGIAEDERAIAEQIAKQSYRGSRYSFGYGACPDLGMRRQLVELLRPERIGVELSEECQLHPEQSTDAIIVHHHQAKYFST; from the coding sequence ATGCCTATTGCTCGCGCCAACTTGCGTTCCGTCTTATTTACTCGAGTACTGATTGCTGACGGAGCCATGGGAACGATGTTGCAGGGCTATAACCTGGCCAACGACTTCGAAGGACGAGACGGTTGTAATGAGATCCTTAACCGCACTCGTCCAGATGTTGTAGAAGATATTCATCGCGCATATCTGGCAGCGGGGGCTGACCTTATTGAGACCAATACTTTTGGCGCCAACTTAACTGCGTTAGCAGAATACTCGGCAACTAGCGAAATTGAAGATTTAGCTTATCGTGGGGCAGCTATCGCTAGACGAGTTGCGGACGAGTTTTCTACCCTTAACCAGCCAAGATTTGTGCTTGGTTCTGTGGGGCCGGGAACAAAATTGCCAACTTTGGGGCAAGTTGGTTTTGTCGATTTGCGTGATGCCTATCAAAAACAAATCACGGCGATGATCAGCGGTGGCATAGACGCTATCCAGATAGAGACTGTCCAAGATTTACTTCAGGCCAAGGCTGCAATCATTGCGGCCAAGCGGGCTAGCAAAGAATGTCAAGTTGATTTGCCGATTTTTGTTTCTGTAACGGTAGAAACTACTGGCACCATGTTGCTGGGCTCAGAGATCGGTGCCGCGATTAGTGTTCTATCATCCCTTGGCGTAGAAATGATCGGGTTGAATTGTGCTACCGGCCCGGCAGAAATGCGCGAGCATTTACGCAACCTATCGCGCAGCTGTGCAACGGGGATATCAGCTATGCCTAATGCTGGGTTACCAGTGCTAACCGCTTCTGGGGCGCACTATCCGCTAACCCCCAACGATTTAGCTAACGCTCTTGAAAACTACGTTGATGACTTCGGTTTGGCTATGGTTGGTGGGTGCTGCGGCACAAGTCCTGAACACATTCAGGTCTTACGTGAGCGCTTAGGAGATCACAAACCAGTAGCCAAACGCGAAATTTTGACGCGTAACACAGTAGCTTCTCTTTATTGCGATACTGATTTGGCTCAGGAAACGTCTTATCTTGCAATTGGTGAGCGTACTAACGCCAACGGTTCCAAAGCTTTCCGTGAAGCCATGTTAACTGGCGATTTTGATACTTGTTTGGACATCGCGCGTAGCCAATCAAGTCAAGGTGCCCACGTCTTAGATTTGTGCGTTGATTATGTTGGTCGTGATGGGAGTGTCGATATAACCGCCTTGGCTAGCCGTTTTGCTAGCAAAGTTACTTTGCCGCTAATGATTGATTCCACCCAACCGTCCACTATTGAGGCTGGCTTGAATCAACTGCCAGGTAGATCAATTGTAAACTCAGTTAATTTTGAGGACGGTTGTCAGCCCGGCTCGCGGTTTGATCGCATAATGAACCTGGTTAGTGAGCACGGTTGCGCAGTCGTTGCTTTGACTATCGATGAACAAGGTCAAGCTCGTACTAGCCAAGATAAAGTTCGCGTGGGCGAGCGGTTAATTTCTGAAATCACAAAGCGCGGGGTTGATGAGGGTGACATTCTCGTCGATTGCTTAACATTTCCGATAGCCACCGGCACTGATGAAACACGCCGTGACGGTATTGCCACCATTGAAGCTATTGCCGAGTTGAAGAAAGCTCACCCTAAAGTAAAAACCACTTTAGGTATTTCGAATATCAGTTTCGGACTTAATCCGGCAGCACGGGTGGTGCTGAACAGTGTGTTTTTAGATGAATGTTTGAAAGCCGGACTAGATTCAGCGATTGTCTCGGTGGCAAAAATTATGCCTATTGAGCGGATAAACCCTAAACAATATCAGTTGGCGTTGGATTTAATCTATGACCGTAGAAGTACTGACTACGATCCGTTAACTGAAATGTTGGCAGCTTTCGAAAACGTGTCAAAAACTGACTTAGTCGAAGAGTCTGCAGTGAAATTTGCTGATTTGCCTGTCGGTGAGCGTCTATCTAGGCGAATTGTTGATGCTAACGAGCGCGGATTAACTGACGACCTTGATGAAGCTTTGAGTCAAGAATCAGCTTTAGACATAATAAATAATCATTTATTAGCGGGGATGAAAACTGTAGGAGAGTTATTCGGCTTAGCGCGTATGCAGTTGCCTTTCGTTCTAGCCTCTGCTCAAACCATGAAAACTGCTGTCTCCTATCTGCAGCCTTATCTTGATGCCTCTCAAGCTGGTGCTGGGAAAGGCACCTTAGTATTGGCCACAGTTAAGGGTGATGTTCACGATATTGGCAAGAATTTAGTAGACATCATCGTTTCTAATAACGGTTATACCGTAATTAATTTGGGCATTAAGCAACCCATTTCGTCAATTATCGAAGCTGCTGAAAAATACGATGCCGACGCCATTGGCATGAGCGGATTACTGGTTAAATCCACTATGGTTATGCGCGATAATTTGGAAGAATTGAATGCCAGAAAGATCTCAGAAAAATATCCGGTAATTCTGGGTGGGGCTGCGCTAACTAGAACTTTTGTTGACGATGATTTAGCGGCGCTATATCAAGGCACTGTTCGCTATGCGAAGGATGCTTTTGAGGGTTTACATCTGCTTGATTCGATAATGGCTCTAAAACAGGGCGACGCATCAGCCCAATTACTGCCAACAAAAGGAAAGCGAGTGGGAGCTAGAACACGCACTCGCCCGGTTCCCAAACCTCAACGCTCTAATGTTGAACGTTGTATTGATGTCCCGCACCCACCATTTTGGGGTTCGCGGGTTGCTAAAGGACTTCGGCTAGGTGAAATTGTTGATTGGCTAGATGAGCGTGCCACTTTGATGGGACGCTGGGGTCTACGAGGCGTCAAAGGCGGCCTTTCTTATGAAGAACTTGCTGAAACAGAGGGGCGCCCGCGACTGCGTGCCTTACTCGACTTGATAACAGCTGAAGGGCTAGCTAACTTCGCTGTCGTTTACGGTTATTTCCCGTGTTTTTCGCATAACAATTCATTAACCATATGCGCTCCAGATGACCAGTCGAAAGAGCTGTTCACCTGGACATTTCCACGTCAACTACGAGACCGTCAGTTAAGTATTCCCGACTTCTTTCGCGACCGTGAAGAAGCACAGGATTTAGGTCCAGATGTGATCGCTATGCAGTTAGTGACTATGGGGTCAAAAATCTCTGCTAAAACCGCAGAGCTTTATGGCAATGATGCTTACCGCGATTATTTGGAATTGCACGGTCTAGGAGTACAGCTAACTGAAGCACTAGCAGAGTTTTGGCATCATAGGATACGCATTGAGCTAGGCATAGCAGAAGACGAAAGGGCTATTGCTGAACAGATCGCTAAGCAGAGTTATCGCGGATCAAGATACAGTTTTGGTTATGGCGCCTGCCCAGATTTGGGTATGCGTCGCCAATTAGTTGAGTTACTAAGACCTGAGCGGATTGGTGTTGAATTGTCTGAGGAGTGCCAGCTTCACCCCGAGCAATCAACAGACGCCATTATTGTCCACCATCACCAAGCGAAATATTTTTCTACCTAA
- a CDS encoding prephenate dehydrogenase, with protein MNESLPEISPVLIVGTGLIGASIGCALRAKDIVVYLSDLNPQNAQLASTRGAGLVEAPNPEDIKLVVVATPPADIVEQVKAALITYPNAAVTDTGSIKTAIARQLVGAEHLERYVGSHPMAGSAHSGPKTAGPELFADRIWVVTPSYDNPDWVVRRVLKLGQSAGARTIVRDVEQHDRAVAEISHLPQLMSSLTAAQLTNVPVEDLQLAGQGVRDVTRIAASDSAMWRQIVSANKELIRAQLINVRRDLEKLINNLDDPQAITQFLEKGRAGRGRLPSRAGKDPSELVSITAEVPDKPGALARLFDLVDEAGVNIEDVSIEHDPTRSIGYLQIQVSVTQADQLRDALKGWTRNE; from the coding sequence ATGAATGAAAGTCTCCCCGAAATTTCGCCAGTATTAATTGTTGGCACTGGACTTATTGGTGCCTCTATCGGTTGTGCTTTACGCGCCAAAGATATTGTCGTTTATCTTAGTGATCTGAATCCGCAAAACGCTCAATTAGCCAGTACCCGTGGCGCCGGCCTAGTGGAAGCTCCAAACCCTGAAGATATAAAACTAGTTGTTGTAGCAACCCCGCCAGCTGACATTGTTGAACAGGTTAAAGCCGCCTTAATTACCTATCCAAATGCTGCCGTTACCGATACCGGCTCGATTAAGACGGCTATCGCCAGGCAGTTAGTTGGTGCTGAGCATTTAGAGCGTTATGTCGGCTCTCACCCGATGGCTGGTTCTGCCCATTCTGGCCCCAAAACAGCTGGCCCAGAATTATTTGCTGACAGAATCTGGGTTGTCACCCCAAGCTACGACAACCCTGACTGGGTGGTGCGTCGGGTGCTGAAACTTGGTCAAAGCGCTGGTGCTAGAACGATTGTTCGAGATGTTGAACAACACGATAGGGCAGTTGCTGAAATTAGCCACCTGCCGCAGTTGATGTCTAGTCTGACTGCTGCTCAATTGACTAATGTTCCTGTTGAAGATCTGCAATTGGCTGGCCAAGGGGTACGTGACGTTACTCGGATTGCAGCTTCAGATTCGGCTATGTGGCGTCAGATTGTGAGTGCAAATAAAGAGCTGATTCGTGCTCAGCTAATTAACGTTCGCCGCGATTTAGAAAAACTCATTAATAATTTGGATGATCCGCAGGCGATAACGCAATTTTTGGAGAAAGGTCGAGCTGGGCGCGGCAGGTTGCCGTCCAGAGCAGGTAAAGATCCTAGTGAACTAGTCTCTATCACTGCGGAAGTACCAGATAAGCCAGGCGCCTTGGCTAGGCTCTTTGATCTTGTTGATGAGGCTGGCGTAAATATTGAAGATGTATCAATAGAGCACGACCCAACTAGGTCAATTGGTTATTTACAGATTCAAGTCAGCGTCACCCAAGCTGATCAGTTGCGTGACGCTCTGAAGGGGTGGACACGTAATGAATGA
- a CDS encoding HAD family phosphatase — MQKMPEAVLWDFDGTLVDTEPLWVGAEQNVLAEYGVEWTYEQGSQMSGMSWQESSDVMSAAAQSQLGRPLPVSDWQLYETIFMQVADQIQQTDVPWRAGAKDLLHAIHAAGIKQALISASPQAVLDAGLDRIGRHLFEAVVDGQMVTIGKPHPQGYQMAAERLNVDPKSAVVIEDSVTGTAAGRRCGAVVLAVPCMQELEEFPRQRIWPSLEGITPDFLSKLWHELKDDPVERGDETE, encoded by the coding sequence ATGCAGAAAATGCCCGAGGCCGTTTTGTGGGATTTCGACGGCACCCTCGTCGATACTGAGCCGCTATGGGTAGGCGCTGAACAAAATGTGCTTGCCGAATACGGGGTTGAGTGGACCTATGAGCAAGGCAGTCAAATGTCTGGAATGAGTTGGCAAGAATCCAGTGACGTTATGTCTGCTGCGGCTCAAAGCCAGCTGGGACGCCCACTACCTGTCAGTGATTGGCAGCTATACGAGACGATATTTATGCAGGTCGCTGACCAGATCCAGCAAACTGATGTTCCCTGGCGTGCTGGGGCTAAAGACTTATTACATGCCATCCACGCGGCTGGCATTAAGCAGGCATTAATTTCTGCCAGCCCTCAGGCCGTCCTGGACGCTGGTCTAGACCGCATTGGGCGTCACCTCTTTGAGGCGGTAGTCGACGGCCAAATGGTAACCATAGGTAAACCTCACCCGCAAGGCTATCAAATGGCTGCTGAGCGCCTGAATGTCGACCCGAAGAGCGCCGTAGTGATCGAAGATTCTGTCACCGGCACGGCTGCCGGGAGACGTTGCGGGGCAGTTGTCCTTGCTGTGCCATGTATGCAAGAACTCGAAGAGTTCCCGAGACAACGCATTTGGCCTTCTCTTGAGGGAATCACGCCAGATTTCTTGTCTAAACTGTGGCACGAGTTGAAAGATGACCCGGTGGAGCGGGGAGATGAGACTGAGTGA
- a CDS encoding PAC2 family protein: MAAQQIDYDEIDGMTLRNPVLLIAFSGWNDAGDAATAAIAHLKSTYPNVTLGTIDGEDYLDFQVNRPEVKNTADGSKIIWPGITLTLLHQSERDLILMSGPEPNFHWRAFTSEVLDFIRVCQLDMVVLLGAMLTDAPHSRPLPVSVRTSEPYLDESLGCEPSNYEGPTGMPGVLTEAIEAIGVPTVSLWVSVPHYVASPPNPKATQALILRLEEVLDISLDAGRLPELTSLWEERISELVAADPEIAEYIKDLEEKRDRLQLPDSIGNDLADEFERYLRGQD; the protein is encoded by the coding sequence ATGGCTGCCCAGCAAATCGACTATGACGAGATAGATGGGATGACCCTACGTAACCCTGTTCTGTTAATCGCATTCTCTGGTTGGAATGATGCCGGCGACGCGGCTACAGCCGCTATTGCCCATCTGAAATCCACCTACCCGAATGTCACTTTGGGCACTATTGACGGGGAGGACTATCTCGATTTTCAGGTGAACCGGCCAGAAGTAAAAAATACTGCTGACGGGTCAAAAATAATTTGGCCAGGAATCACTTTAACCTTGCTGCACCAAAGTGAGCGTGACCTAATTTTGATGTCTGGGCCGGAACCAAATTTTCACTGGCGGGCATTCACCTCTGAGGTGCTCGATTTCATTCGCGTCTGTCAGCTAGACATGGTGGTCTTATTAGGTGCAATGCTCACAGACGCGCCACATTCCAGGCCGCTACCTGTATCGGTACGCACCAGCGAGCCTTATTTAGACGAGAGTCTGGGATGCGAGCCATCCAACTACGAGGGTCCTACTGGGATGCCTGGGGTTTTAACTGAAGCCATTGAAGCTATTGGAGTTCCAACCGTTTCGCTGTGGGTTTCGGTGCCTCACTATGTGGCTAGCCCGCCCAACCCAAAAGCTACTCAAGCGCTGATATTGCGGTTGGAGGAAGTACTGGACATTTCCCTCGATGCCGGACGGTTACCTGAACTTACCTCGCTATGGGAAGAACGCATATCTGAATTGGTTGCAGCAGATCCCGAAATCGCCGAATATATCAAGGATCTGGAAGAAAAACGTGACCGGCTACAGTTGCCAGACTCTATCGGTAACGATTTAGCTGACGAATTCGAGCGTTACTTGCGCGGGCAAGACTAA
- a CDS encoding tRNA (adenine-N1)-methyltransferase, with product MTDFSGIARGSLKAGDRVTLTDPKGRKHTLILESGKTFHTTKGTLSHDEIIGQPEGIIVTTKMGLDFLVFRPLLNEYLITMPRKAAIVYPKEAAQILMWTDIFPGARVVEAGVGSGALSTVLLRAIGEHGTLRSYERRKEFADIARSNVEDFFGFLPASWTITIGDLATDFVDEPADRMILDMLAPWECIDVAARLLVPGGMLCCYVTTTTQLGRVIDALRAHGSFIEPTATETTTRVWHAEGLAIRPGHGTTPHTGFLVTTRRLGPGVLAPIRKRRPAPGAYGPDYRGPVPRNVSAEQLEDNRRRAEEASREGLR from the coding sequence GTGACCGATTTTTCAGGTATCGCCCGCGGCTCGCTTAAAGCAGGGGATAGGGTCACCTTGACCGACCCTAAAGGACGAAAACATACATTAATTCTTGAGTCCGGCAAGACTTTTCACACTACTAAAGGCACCCTCAGCCACGACGAAATTATCGGTCAGCCTGAGGGCATAATCGTCACCACAAAGATGGGCTTGGACTTTTTAGTATTCCGCCCTTTGCTAAACGAGTATTTAATAACTATGCCCCGCAAAGCAGCCATCGTTTACCCGAAAGAAGCTGCTCAAATTTTGATGTGGACAGATATTTTTCCAGGTGCCAGGGTTGTTGAAGCTGGTGTTGGCTCTGGCGCGCTGTCAACTGTGCTGCTGCGCGCTATCGGAGAGCATGGCACTTTGCGTTCCTATGAGCGCCGCAAAGAGTTTGCGGATATTGCGCGCTCAAATGTGGAAGATTTTTTTGGCTTTCTGCCTGCCTCCTGGACGATAACGATTGGCGATTTGGCTACGGACTTCGTCGATGAACCAGCTGACCGAATGATTCTTGACATGCTGGCTCCTTGGGAATGTATAGATGTGGCCGCAAGACTATTAGTGCCCGGTGGAATGCTGTGCTGTTATGTGACGACAACAACCCAACTCGGTCGGGTGATAGACGCTTTACGCGCTCACGGTAGTTTCATCGAACCGACTGCCACTGAAACCACAACTAGAGTCTGGCACGCTGAAGGTTTAGCTATCCGTCCTGGCCACGGAACCACTCCGCACACCGGCTTTTTGGTTACCACACGTCGTCTAGGACCTGGGGTGTTGGCGCCGATACGTAAACGTCGTCCGGCTCCTGGCGCTTATGGGCCTGACTACCGCGGCCCAGTGCCTAGAAATGTTTCTGCTGAGCAATTGGAGGACAACAGGAGACGCGCCGAAGAGGCAAGTCGAGAGGGTTTACGATGA
- a CDS encoding YeiH family protein produces the protein MNLRNDFKRLMPGVAYACAVAGIAWLINMFIPLLSSMLMAILLGVVLRNTKLIPAICEGGMTFSAKTILRVGVVLLGFRLSIPAIAALGTGTIVTIICAVTVTMIAGYLLTYFMHVLHATGILTTSGTAICGASAVAGISPVVSAHSHEDADDAVATAIACVTLFGTICLIVLPPTAHALGLSPTQAAVWLGASIHEVGQVVAAANIYDPAISDLATATKLGRVVCLAIVVAIVGMVERRVAQLRHENARNDGLGKRPPLIPGFVLGFLAAVVLASLFSSMPHVSKVFNALGTTVASLLLTVAMSAMGAGVNLRKVIKSGGRALVLGIILTVLIAAVSLGCVVLFVD, from the coding sequence GTGAATTTACGCAATGACTTCAAACGTCTTATGCCGGGGGTAGCGTATGCTTGCGCGGTAGCCGGCATCGCCTGGCTTATCAATATGTTCATCCCCCTGTTGTCGTCAATGCTTATGGCGATCCTCTTAGGTGTAGTGCTGCGCAACACAAAGCTAATCCCCGCTATCTGTGAAGGCGGCATGACCTTTTCAGCGAAAACTATCCTCCGGGTAGGGGTAGTTCTCCTAGGTTTCAGACTGTCTATACCGGCAATTGCCGCTCTAGGAACTGGCACCATTGTGACAATTATTTGCGCCGTTACTGTCACCATGATCGCGGGATATCTTTTGACTTACTTCATGCACGTCTTACACGCAACCGGGATTCTGACCACCTCCGGTACCGCCATTTGCGGAGCCTCCGCAGTCGCAGGTATCTCCCCGGTAGTATCTGCACACAGCCATGAGGACGCCGATGATGCAGTCGCCACTGCTATTGCGTGCGTGACATTATTCGGTACGATCTGCCTAATAGTTCTGCCACCTACTGCCCACGCGCTGGGTCTTTCCCCCACTCAAGCAGCAGTGTGGCTAGGTGCTTCCATTCACGAGGTTGGGCAAGTGGTTGCGGCTGCAAATATCTACGATCCTGCCATCTCTGACCTGGCAACTGCCACCAAGCTGGGGCGCGTAGTGTGCCTGGCGATAGTAGTTGCGATTGTCGGGATGGTTGAGCGGCGAGTAGCGCAATTACGCCACGAAAATGCGCGCAATGACGGCTTAGGCAAACGTCCTCCTTTGATTCCCGGATTCGTCTTAGGATTCCTTGCCGCTGTCGTTTTAGCGTCATTGTTTAGCAGCATGCCACACGTCAGTAAGGTTTTTAACGCTCTGGGAACTACGGTGGCATCACTGCTGCTCACCGTGGCGATGTCAGCCATGGGCGCGGGCGTGAACCTGCGCAAGGTTATCAAATCTGGAGGACGCGCTCTTGTCCTCGGGATAATCCTCACGGTGCTGATAGCTGCCGTATCGCTAGGATGCGTGGTTCTGTTCGTCGACTAG
- the der gene encoding ribosome biogenesis GTPase Der encodes MSENPIVAVVGRPNVGKSSLVNRILGRREAVVQDTPGVTRDRISYDANWAGRDFVLVDTGGWVSDAQGMAARIAQQAESAIQLADVVIFVVDATVGTTDEDEAVVKILRRSKKPVILAANKVDDARGESDAAAMWNLGLGQPWPVSAVHGRGSGDLLDALVALLPDRNAEPKHIVGGPRRIAIVGKPNVGKSSLLNKLAGSNRSVVSDISGTTVDPVDELVTIGSSSYQLIDTAGIRRRVREASGSEYYAWLRTQAAIERAECCLVVIDAFEPISEQDLKILSGVEEAGRAMVIVFNKWDLTDEERRYYLKREIDRELNVWNWAPTVNISALTGRGLDRLSKAIDTSLTGWQTRVTTGQLNSFLGKVVAANPHPVRGGKQPRILFATQPQDCPPTFLLFTTGHLDASYLRFLERKLREEFGFLGTPLHLGVRARAKRNQR; translated from the coding sequence GTGAGCGAGAACCCAATAGTTGCTGTCGTTGGCAGGCCGAATGTCGGTAAATCGTCCCTGGTTAACCGCATATTAGGTAGGCGTGAAGCGGTCGTCCAAGACACTCCTGGGGTGACTCGCGATCGTATCAGTTATGACGCTAACTGGGCTGGACGAGATTTCGTTCTAGTAGATACTGGTGGTTGGGTCTCGGACGCTCAGGGCATGGCAGCGCGTATCGCCCAACAGGCAGAGTCAGCTATTCAATTGGCTGATGTAGTCATTTTTGTGGTGGATGCCACGGTTGGTACTACCGATGAAGATGAGGCTGTCGTAAAGATATTGCGGCGCTCAAAAAAACCAGTGATTTTGGCCGCGAATAAAGTCGATGACGCGCGCGGTGAGTCTGACGCTGCAGCTATGTGGAATTTGGGGTTAGGTCAGCCCTGGCCGGTTAGTGCTGTTCACGGTAGAGGTTCTGGAGATTTGCTTGATGCGCTAGTGGCGCTATTGCCTGATCGTAATGCTGAACCGAAACATATTGTGGGTGGTCCACGGCGAATTGCTATCGTCGGCAAACCTAATGTTGGTAAGTCCTCGCTATTAAACAAGTTGGCTGGCTCGAATCGTTCCGTCGTTTCAGATATTTCGGGAACCACAGTTGATCCGGTTGATGAATTAGTGACAATTGGGTCAAGTAGCTATCAGTTGATTGATACGGCAGGGATTAGGCGGCGGGTGCGTGAGGCATCCGGCTCGGAGTACTACGCCTGGTTACGTACTCAGGCAGCAATTGAACGCGCCGAATGTTGTCTAGTAGTTATTGATGCCTTCGAGCCGATTTCGGAACAAGATTTGAAAATTCTTTCTGGGGTTGAAGAAGCCGGTCGGGCGATGGTGATTGTTTTTAACAAATGGGATTTAACGGATGAAGAGCGCAGATACTATTTGAAACGCGAAATTGATCGGGAATTAAATGTTTGGAACTGGGCTCCGACAGTAAACATCTCAGCGTTAACCGGACGCGGGCTAGATAGGCTTTCGAAAGCTATAGATACTTCGTTAACTGGTTGGCAAACCAGAGTAACCACTGGACAACTCAATTCTTTCCTTGGCAAAGTCGTGGCGGCCAACCCGCATCCGGTACGCGGCGGTAAACAGCCGCGTATTCTTTTCGCTACCCAGCCGCAGGATTGCCCACCAACATTCTTGCTGTTTACTACAGGGCATTTGGACGCTAGTTATTTGCGATTCTTGGAACGTAAATTACGCGAAGAATTCGGTTTTTTAGGTACCCCGCTTCACCTTGGTGTACGAGCCCGAGCCAAGCGGAACCAACGTTGA